TCTGGGAAGTCACCTGCCTTTACCATTGTAGAATACACCGAATTACCATCAAGAATAAATGCTACATTAAATGTTAGTACTGTATTCTTACTAGTATCTAGTAATCCAATGGTTGAAATAAATTTTTTAT
Above is a genomic segment from Rubeoparvulum massiliense containing:
- a CDS encoding NPCBM/NEW2 domain-containing protein, which encodes MGEYKKFISTIGLLDTSKNTVLTFNVAFILDGNSVYSTMVKAGDFPEEISFDTANAQKMTIRVTADSRNLFSTDIGLFNAHFIK